From a single Glycine soja cultivar W05 chromosome 19, ASM419377v2, whole genome shotgun sequence genomic region:
- the LOC114400496 gene encoding ER membrane protein complex subunit 2-like: MVTKTEETQLNRLENQVDNGGGGAWEYLCLVRKLKVRRSEKVLKHGLSILNDLKQRSSLGSDEWTLYEQVAVAAMDCQCLDVAKDCTKVLRKRFLESKRVGRLEAMLLEAKGSWELAEKAYTSLLEDNPLDQAIHKRRVAMAKAQGNISVAIDWLNKYLETFMADHEAWRELAEIYVSLQMYKQAAFCYEELILTQPTVPLFHLAYADVLYTLGGLENLQTAKKYYSSTIDLTGGKNTRALFGICLCTSAITQLTKGKSKEDKEGSQLQSLAAKVLEKDYKQRAPDKLPQLTTALKSLTLSS; encoded by the exons ATGGTTACTAAGACAGAGGAGACTCAATTGAACAGGCTCGAAAACCAGGTCGATAACGGCGGCGGCGGCGCGTGGGAGTACCTCTGCCTCGTGCGGAAGCTCAAAGTTCGGCGGTCGGAGAAAGTTCTGAAGCACGGTCTCTCCATCTTGAACGACCTCAAACAACGATCCTCTCTCGGCTCCGATG AATGGACCTTGTATGAGCAGGTTGCTGTTGCTGCTATGGACTGCCAATGTCTCGACGTTGCCAAG GACTGTACAAAGGTTCTTCGGAAGAGATTCCTAGAGAGTAAAAGAGTTG GTAGGCTGGAGGCAATGTTGCTTGAAGCAAAAGGATCCTGGGAATTGGCAGAAAAGGCTTACACAAGCCTTTTGGAGGACAATCCTCTTGATCAA GCCATCCATAAGAGGAGGGTGGCAATGGCAAAGGCACAAGGCAACATTTCCGTGGCTATTGATTGGCTTAATAAATATCTGGAAAC ATTCATGGCAGATCATGAGGCATGGAGAGAATTGGCTGAAATATACGTCTCCCTGCAAAT GTATAAACAAGCAGCGTTTTGCTACGAGGAGTTGATATTAACTCAACCTACTGTTCCACTCTTCCATTTAGCATATGCTGAT GTACTTTATACGCTTGGTGGATTAGAAAACCTCCAAACTGCCAAGAAATACTACTCATCTACTATCGACTTGACTGGAGGCAAAAATACCAGAGCACTCTTTGGTATATGCTTG TGCACTTCTGCTATTACCCAGCTTACGAAAGGGAAAAGCAAGGAGGACAAAGAAGGGTCCCAGTTACAATCTCTAGCAGCCAAAGTATTGGAGAAAGATTACAAGCAGAGAGCTCCCGACAAGCTTCCTCAACTTACAACTGCCTTAAAGAGTTTAACATTGTCATCATGA
- the LOC114400534 gene encoding probable serine/threonine-protein kinase WNK9, with protein sequence MNQLQASEFVELDPTARYGRYNEILGKGASKTVYRAFDEYQGIEVAWNQVKLYDFLQSPEDLERLYCEVHLLKTLKHRSIMKFYTSWVDTANRNINFVTEMFTSGTLRQYRQKHKRVNIRAVKHWCRQILRGLLYLHSRDPPVIHRDLKCDNIFVNGNQGEVKIGDLGLAAIVRKSHAAHCVGTPEFMAPEVYEESYNELVDIYSFGMCVLEMVTFEYPYSECSHPAQIYKKVISGKKPDALYKVKDPEVRKFVEKCLATVSLRLSARELLDDPFLQIDDYEYDLGPVDSGSFDDLGPLTHQPFFDLHRTYSNMSTEYSNGFEYEGDWYSHPAEIEPSGIELFECHDDEASEDVDISIRGKRKDDGGIFLRLRIADKEGHIRNIYFPFDTETDTALSVATEMVAELDITDQDVTSISDMIDGEIASLVPEWKPGPGIEETNHYLNKIVCHNCVSNQGRKNLQLPQCCRHGCASMHGRFEEITFPSECDNHVRGDAPIKSSQSDCLQYQESWNHHESCELSPVESDQSHSGEQYEQFDKPVLAEDKEGKGIWENKFAHDPGNPPRSLSGNYFSAIRFLCCGPENEYEKEVQQEMRWIKAKHERESRKLRDKLFGIAAKSSHTSNREHKTQQGIMPPLPQTVNGVDHGIHLKPLGNFWNYDSVAVLKSKRTTPIWAPKGPKIVR encoded by the exons ATGAATCAGCTTCAAGCATCTGAGTTTGTTGAACTTGATCCAACTGCCAGATACGGCAGA tacAATGAAATCCTCGGCAAAGGAGCTTCCAAGACAGT ATATAGAGCATTTGATGAGTACCAAGGGATTGAAGTTGCTTGGAATCAGGTTAAATTGTATGATTTTCTGCAGAGCCCTGAAGATCTCGAGAGGCTTTACTGTGAAGTTCATCTCCTCAAGACGTTGAAGCACAGAAGCATAATGAAATTTTACACTTCTTGGGTTGATACAGCGAACAGAAATATCAACTTTGTGACTGAAATGTTCACTTCTGGTACCCTTAGACA ATATAGGCAAAAGCACAAGAGAGTTAACATTAGGGCAGTGAAGCATTGGTGTAGACAAATCCTGAGAGGGCTTCTCTATCTTCATAGCCGTGACCCACCTGTGATCCATAGAGATCTTAAATGTGATAATATTTTTGTCAACGGAAACCAAGGGGAAGTTAAGATTGGGGATCTTGGGTTGGCAGCAATTGTCCGCAAGTCCCATGCTGCTCATTGTGTAG GAACGCCCGAGTTCATGGCACCAGAAGTTTATGAAGAGTCGTATAATGAACTAGTTGACATATATTCCTTTGGGATGTGTGTATTAGAAATGGTCACATTTGAATATCCTTATAGCGAATGTAGCCATCCAGCACAAATCTACAAGAAAGTTATTTCT GGGAAGAAACCGGATGCCTTGTATAAAGTGAAGGATCCAGAAGTGCGAAAATTTGTTGAGAAATGCCTGGCAACAGTGTCTCTAAGGCTCTCTGCAAGGGAGCTTCTAGATGATCCTTTTCTTCAGATTGATGATTATGAGTATGATTTGGGACCGGTGGACAGTGGATCATTTGATGACTTGGGTCCTCTTACCCATCAGCCATTCTTTGATCTCCACCGGACCTATAGTAACATGAGTACTGAATACTCGAATGGCTTTGAATATGAAGGAGACTGGTATTCTCATCCAGCTGAGATTGAACCTAGTGGAATTGAACTTTTCGAGTGCCATGACGATGAAGCCTCTGAAGATGTTGACATAAGCATTAGAGGCAAGAGGAAAGATGACGGTGGCATCTTTTTGAGACTAAGAATTGCAGACAAAGAAG GCCATATTCGGAATATTTATTTCCCATTTGACACAGAGACGGACACAGCATTAAGTGTAGCAACTGAAATGGTTGCAGAACTCGACATTACTGATCAGGATGTTACCAGTATATCAGATATGATAGACGGGGAAATTGCTTCCTTGGTACCTGAATGGAAGCCAGGACCAGGAATTGAAGAAACTAaccattatttaaataaaattgtttgtcaCAATTGTGTGTCTAATCAAGGCAGAAAGAACTTGCAGCTTCCTCAATGTTGTAGGCATGGATGTGCTTCAATGCATGGGCGCTTCGAGGAGATTACCTTCCCATCTGAGTGTGACAATCATGTTAGAGGGGATGCACCTATCAAATCAAGCCAATCAGACTGCTTGCAGTATCAGGAGTCATGGAATCATCATGAAAGTTGTGAACTGAGTCCAGTAGAGTCTGACCAAAGTCATTCTGGCGAGCAATATGAACAATTTGATAAACCAGTATTAGCAGAAGACAAAGAAGGAAAGGGTATTTGGGAAAACAAGTTTGCACATGATCCAGGAAACCCCCCACGAAGTTTATCAGGAAATTATTTCTCTGCTATCCGTTTTTTATGTTGTGGCCCTGAGAATGAATATGAGAAAGAGGTTCAACAAGAAATGAGATGGATCAAAGCAAAACACGAAAGGGAGTCAAGGAAACTTAGGGATAAACTGTTTGGTATAGCAGCTAAATCTTCACATACCAGTAACAGAGAGCACAAAACCCAACAAGGCATTATGCCACCACTGCCACAAACAGTAAACGGAGTGGACCATGGTATTCACTTGAAACCCTTGGGTAATTTCTGGAATTATGATTCAGTTGCCGTTCTCAAGTCCAAAAGAACCACCCCAATTTGGGCACCCAAAGGGCCCAAAATTGTGAGGTGA
- the LOC114399312 gene encoding uncharacterized protein LOC114399312, with amino-acid sequence MKDFPSCFGENGVQVADSSSSSANKSAQNVVTCVYQCRIGGISCLITVTWSKNLMGQGLGVGIDDSSSQSLCKVDIKPWGFSKRRGCKSLEVHSCKVDVYWDLSSAKFGSGPEPLGGFYVGAVVDGQMVLLLGDLRKEAFKKTNANPLPHNAVLVAKKEHVFGKKLHGTKAVFCDNGPIHDLVIECDTASVGDPSLVIRIDSKTVMQVKRLRWKFRGNHTILVDGLAVEVFWDVHNWFFGTSLGNAVFMFRTCLSAADKLWASQPPSDLAWSFSERFPETKLQGLSFSLILYAWKNQ; translated from the coding sequence ATGAAGGATTTTCCTTCTTGTTTTGGTGAAAATGGAGTTCAAGTGGCGGATTCTTCGTCTTCAAGCGCTAATAAAAGTGCCCAGAATGTGGTTACCTGTGTTTATCAATGCAGGATTGGCGGTATTTCCTGCCTGATTACTGTCACGTGGAGTAAGAATCTGATGGGGCAAGGCCTTGGCGTTGGGATCGACGATTCATCAAGCCAGAGTCTTTGTAAGGTGGATATCAAACCGTGGGGGTTTTCCAAGAGGAGAGGTTGCAAGAGTCTAGAGGTTCATTCTTGTAAAGTTGATGTGTATTGGGACCTTTCTTCGGCTAAATTTGGTTCTGGGCCGGAACCTCTGGGGGGATTTTATGTTGGAGCTGTCGTGGATGGACAAATGGTACTTCTTCTGGGGGATTTGAGGAAAGAAGCTTTCAAGAAGACCAATGCCAACCCATTACCCCACAATGCAGTGTTGGTTGCCAAGAAAGAACATGTTTTTGGTAAGAAGTTGCATGGTACCAAGGCTGTGTTTTGTGACAATGGCCCAATTCATGATCTTGTGATTGAGTGTGACACTGCAAGTGTTGGTGATCCGAGCCTTGTAATTCGCATAGACAGCAAAACTGTGATGCAAGTGAAGCGGTTGAGATGGAAGTTCAGGGGGAATCATACTATCCTGGTAGATGGCCTTGCAGTGGAAGTTTTCTGGGATGTTCATAATTGGTTCTTTGGTACATCCCTTGGAAATGCGGTCTTTATGTTCAGGACATGCCTCTCCGCAGCGGACAAGTTGTGGGCTAGCCAACCACCTTCTGATTTGGCATGGTCTTTCTCCGAGAGATTTCCTGAGACCAAATTGCAGGGTCTCAgtttctctcttattttgtaTGCTTGGAAGAACCAGTAG
- the LOC114399507 gene encoding uncharacterized protein LOC114399507 produces MISGCFSQPNTPSSSNISYSSQVPQNVVTCTYLTQLCNSPTYLTLSWSRTLFSHSLTISATDIFSITISLNSSTFFFRTRHGSKSINNRKIKLHWNFTRAEFIQNSAEPESRFYLAISHNGKLQFFLGDLVRDLTRRHKKLDVKANNVVDPVLVSRREHVFGRRCYVSRAVFMGSKHVIEIECGGGVLGVKVDGETRLVVKRLAWKFRGYEKIFIDGVEVEFYWDVLSWVVNRDSNNGHGVFVFQVGDGTVWPEMVGAEKKLMNKSVSSASSVLQWAEETSECGRTSSSSSTKFSGTNATGFSLLLYAWTFN; encoded by the coding sequence ATGATCTCAGGTTGTTTCAGCCAACCCAACACTCCCTCATCAAGCAACATCAGCTACAGCTCCCAAGTGCCACAGAATGTGGTGACATGCACATACCTAACTCAACTATGCAACTCCCCCACTTATCTCACTCTCAGCTGGTCCAGAACCCTTTTCTCCCACTCCCTAACCATTTCAGCCACAGATATATTTTCCATCACAATTTCTCTGAACTCCTCAACCTTCTTCTTCAGAACACGCCATGGCTCAAAATCAATCAACAACCGCAAAATCAAGCTCCACTGGAACTTCACCCGCGCCGAGTTCATTCAAAACTCCGCTGAGCCAGAGTCACGCTTCTACTTGGCAATCTCACACAATGGCAAACTCCAATTCTTTTTGGGCGACCTTGTCCGCGATTTGACTCGGCGCCACAAAAAGCTCGACGTTAAGGCTAACAACGTTGTTGACCCAGTTCTGGTGTCGAGAAGAGAGCACGTGTTCGGAAGAAGGTGTTACGTGTCACGTGCGGTGTTCATGGGGTCGAAGCACGTGATAGAGATCGAGTGCGGAGGGGGTGTGCTGGGAGTGAAAGTGGACGGTGAGACGCGGTTGGTGGTGAAAAGGTTGGCGTGGAAGTTCAGAGGGTACGAGAAGATATTCATCGACGGCGTTGAAGTGGAGTTTTATTGGGACGTGTTGAGTTGGGTGGTTAACAGAGACAGCAATAACGGGCACGGCGTCTTTGTGTTCCAAGTGGGAGATGGAACGGTGTGGCCAGAAATGGTGGGTGCGGAGAAGAAATTAATGAACAAGAGCGTGTCGTCGGCTTCTAGCGTCTTGCAATGGGCAGAGGAGACTAGTGAGTGTGGGAggacctcttcttcttcatccacAAAGTTTTCTGGGACCAATGCCACCGGCTTCTCTTTGTTGCTCTATGCTTGGacctttaattaa
- the LOC114400315 gene encoding DNA damage-repair/toleration protein DRT102, translated as MAAEPTRPVKIIAAADDFGTPLKDALVAHLRTLNIQVEDLGTSSYYSAGAEVGRRVSQSSSSDIRGLVACGTGAGVSIFANKYPGVYAATCLSPSDAVNARSINNSNVLAVSGKYTSPEAAVEVLDAWLNTPFKSACPANDDKPWPQEIHSFLEHSLVEMPEIGKEGAFDTCAVCCLVKNRELNPIDLIPGGSMKILRETPTSAFVRFKAGSVEPAHHHTFGHDLVVIEGKKSVWNLTKEQRYDLTVGDYLFTPPGDVHRVKYHEDTEFFIKWDGHWDMFFDEDLDTAKNAIDKELGLAK; from the coding sequence ATGGCAGCAGAACCCACCCGCCCCGTAAAAATCATCGCCGCCGCCGATGACTTCGGCACTCCTCTCAAAGACGCCCTCGTCGCTCACTTGCGCACTCTCAACATCCAAGTCGAAGATCTCGGAACCTCTTCCTACTACTCCGCCGGAGCCGAGGTCGGTCGCCGAGTCTCCCAATCCTCCTCCTCCGACATCCGTGGCCTCGTCGCCTGCGGCACCGGCGCCGGCGTCTCCATCTTCGCCAACAAATATCCCGGCGTCTACGCCGCCACGTGCCTCTCCCCCTCCGACGCCGTCAACGCCCGCTCCATCAACAACTCCAACGTCCTCGCCGTCTCCGGCAAGTACACGTCGCCAGAGGCCGCAGTCGAGGTCCTGGACGCGTGGCTGAACACGCCGTTCAAGTCCGCGTGCCCGGCCAACGACGACAAGCCCTGGCCGCAGGAGATTCACTCCTTTCTCGAACACTCGCTCGTGGAGATGCCGGAGATCGGAAAAGAGGGCGCGTTTGACACGTGCGCGGTGTGCTGTCTGGTGAAGAACCGGGAACTGAATCCGATCGATTTGATTCCGGGCGGGTCGATGAAGATTCTAAGGGAAACTCCGACGTCGGCGTTCGTGAGGTTCAAGGCCGGGAGCGTGGAGCCCGCACACCACCACACGTTTGGGCACGACTTGGTTGTGATCGAAGGGAAGAAGAGCGTTTGGAATCTGACGAAGGAACAGAGGTATGATCTGACGGTTGGGGATTATTTATTCACTCCCCCAGGGGATGTGCATAGGGTTAAGTATCATGAGGATACTGAATTTTTCATCAAGTGGGATGGCCATTGGGATATGTTCTTTGACGAGGATCTCGACACTGCTAAAAACGCTATTGATAAGGAGTTAGGATTAGCCAAGTGA